Proteins found in one Opitutaceae bacterium genomic segment:
- a CDS encoding KH domain-containing protein has product MDLKETNPISRMTDVLLSIVKGLVRQPDKVKINVREIASLTVFQIQLEKNDIPLIIGKGGKHFRSIKTFALTVGRRFGRDINVVVDEDVLPQSAKPPSRNFDIVTDPEAVRRGMDKLTSLINEMIGLIAIDKFTVERHNIGGPDVIYEVKSTPEDEVRLFGPMSQFPYGPDGLVYGSIKNIVDALGKTLGRRIRLVLNKLN; this is encoded by the coding sequence ATGGATCTGAAGGAAACGAACCCGATTTCGCGCATGACCGACGTGCTTCTGAGCATCGTCAAGGGTCTTGTGCGCCAGCCCGACAAGGTAAAGATCAACGTGCGGGAAATCGCGTCCCTTACGGTTTTCCAGATACAGCTCGAGAAGAACGATATTCCCCTGATCATCGGAAAGGGCGGTAAGCACTTTCGATCGATCAAGACTTTCGCTCTTACTGTTGGTCGCAGGTTCGGGCGTGACATCAACGTCGTCGTTGACGAAGACGTGCTCCCGCAGTCGGCCAAGCCACCGTCTCGGAATTTCGACATCGTGACGGACCCCGAGGCAGTCCGGCGCGGCATGGACAAACTCACGAGCCTGATCAACGAGATGATCGGCCTGATCGCGATCGATAAGTTCACAGTCGAACGCCACAATATCGGCGGGCCGGACGTGATCTATGAGGTCAAGTCGACGCCCGAGGATGAAGTGCGTCTTTTCGGTCCGATGTCGCAATTCCCGTACGGCCCTGACGGGCTTGTCTATGGCTCGATCAAGAACATCGTCGACGCCCTGGGTAAGACACTGGGCAGGCGGATTCGGCTGGTGCTGAATAAACTGAACTAG
- a CDS encoding septal ring lytic transglycosylase RlpA family protein produces the protein MINLLKVLLICAGISSPLLAFETSWYGEEYRGKAMANGQPYVPEHMTCAANRFALGTRLKITYKGRVIWVVVTDRTHKRFSHRIDLSSEAFRRLARLEEGIIRVRVEVER, from the coding sequence ATGATAAACCTACTCAAAGTCCTTCTGATCTGCGCTGGAATCTCCAGTCCGCTCCTGGCGTTTGAAACATCGTGGTACGGCGAGGAATATCGTGGGAAGGCCATGGCCAACGGCCAGCCGTATGTGCCTGAACACATGACCTGCGCGGCCAATCGATTCGCTCTCGGTACAAGGCTGAAGATCACGTACAAAGGCAGGGTGATCTGGGTGGTCGTCACTGATCGAACTCACAAGCGATTCAGTCACCGTATCGACCTTTCGTCTGAGGCGTTCCGCCGCCTGGCCAGACTAGAAGAGGGCATCATCCGAGTGCGAGTGGAGGTCGAGAGATGA
- a CDS encoding PIF1 family ATP-dependent DNA helicase — MILGAPVLALEQLNDEQRLAVDMVKRGENIMITGPAGTGKSVILRYLESILPEFHITAFTGIAALNVGGCTIHSWAGLGKGDDPASVIAERHLKNRNYKWYCICRAKALAIDETSMLDADGFDLLDQVLRMVRQTDRPFGGLQLILFGDFLQLAPVAKDKPLRFAFESRAWAEAKIKVVYLKRVMRQNNQEFAEILNQARTNSLTEASKAVLRTRINAVDPDPSILPVRLVTHNADADLINVQEMLKLPEPERTWTASDWAENRFAEAAIDRDCIAPRQVSLRVGAQVMLLRNLSVDSGLVNGSIGVVTDLGSPETGPVVDFGNGVAQEIETAKWETKRFGEVVASRSQIPLRAAYAISIHKSQGMTLDKIEVSLRRCFADGQAYVALSRARTLEGLFIKDISGRSIQANPRALEFYRKHAVN; from the coding sequence GTGATTCTCGGAGCGCCAGTACTGGCCCTCGAACAGCTCAACGACGAGCAGCGTCTTGCCGTTGATATGGTGAAGCGAGGGGAGAATATCATGATCACTGGGCCCGCTGGCACGGGGAAGAGCGTTATCTTGCGCTACCTCGAGTCGATCCTGCCGGAGTTCCATATCACCGCCTTCACCGGCATCGCCGCTCTGAACGTCGGCGGCTGCACGATCCACTCATGGGCAGGACTGGGAAAGGGTGACGACCCTGCCTCGGTGATCGCGGAGAGGCATCTGAAGAACCGGAATTACAAGTGGTACTGCATCTGCCGAGCGAAGGCATTGGCGATCGATGAGACGTCGATGCTGGATGCCGACGGGTTCGATCTCTTGGATCAGGTGCTGCGGATGGTCCGCCAGACCGACCGGCCTTTCGGCGGGCTACAACTAATCCTCTTCGGCGATTTCCTACAGCTCGCCCCCGTAGCCAAGGACAAGCCGCTTCGCTTCGCCTTCGAATCCCGTGCGTGGGCTGAGGCGAAGATCAAGGTGGTTTACCTCAAGCGGGTGATGCGTCAGAACAATCAGGAGTTTGCCGAGATCTTGAACCAAGCGCGGACGAACTCCCTCACGGAGGCGTCGAAGGCTGTCCTCCGGACGAGGATCAATGCGGTCGATCCCGATCCTTCGATCCTGCCTGTGCGCCTGGTAACGCACAACGCAGATGCCGACCTGATCAACGTCCAGGAGATGCTGAAGCTGCCGGAGCCTGAACGCACATGGACCGCCAGCGATTGGGCTGAGAACAGATTCGCCGAGGCTGCGATCGATCGCGACTGCATCGCCCCTCGCCAGGTCAGCCTCAGGGTCGGTGCGCAGGTCATGCTCCTGCGAAACCTTTCGGTCGATAGCGGTCTGGTCAATGGTTCGATAGGCGTCGTGACCGACCTGGGCTCACCCGAGACCGGCCCGGTTGTCGACTTCGGCAATGGCGTTGCGCAAGAGATCGAGACGGCGAAATGGGAGACGAAGCGGTTTGGAGAGGTCGTGGCGAGCCGAAGCCAGATCCCGCTCCGCGCGGCCTACGCGATATCGATCCATAAGAGCCAGGGTATGACGCTGGACAAGATCGAAGTCTCGCTCCGCCGCTGCTTCGCTGATGGCCAGGCCTACGTCGCACTGAGCCGCGCCCGCACCCTCGAGGGGCTGTTCATCAAAGACATCTCGGGTCGCTCGATTCAGGCGAACCCGCGGGCACTCGAATTCTACCGCAAGCACGCGGTGAACTAA
- a CDS encoding single-stranded DNA-binding protein: MASFNQVILVGNLTRDPEIRVTPKGTSICAFGLAVNRTWRDESGQDREEVTFVDVEAWGKQAEIIHKYLTKGSQALVQGRLKLDQWEDKQSGQKRSKLKVVLENVQFLGSPQGGGGQNQSGDQEAPFGGGEQHGWQDPSRDRNGPAPRAPGRFNPSPRENVDDDIPF, encoded by the coding sequence ATGGCATCCTTCAATCAGGTCATACTTGTTGGCAACCTCACCCGTGATCCGGAGATCCGCGTTACGCCAAAAGGTACTTCAATCTGCGCCTTCGGCCTCGCGGTGAACCGCACGTGGCGCGACGAATCAGGACAGGACAGGGAGGAGGTGACGTTCGTCGATGTTGAGGCCTGGGGAAAACAGGCAGAGATCATCCATAAGTACCTTACTAAAGGGAGCCAGGCACTCGTCCAGGGGCGCCTCAAGCTCGACCAATGGGAGGACAAGCAAAGCGGTCAAAAGCGCAGCAAGCTCAAGGTGGTGCTCGAGAACGTTCAGTTCCTCGGCTCCCCGCAGGGAGGAGGAGGCCAGAATCAGAGCGGCGACCAGGAAGCGCCGTTTGGAGGTGGCGAACAACACGGATGGCAGGACCCTTCGCGCGATCGCAATGGGCCGGCGCCGCGGGCACCCGGGAGGTTCAATCCCTCGCCACGCGAGAACGTTGACGACGATATTCCGTTCTAA
- a CDS encoding ATP-dependent helicase, with product MSTSPEQQAAARSQHKRTVILAGPGSGKTTTIIERADFLVRDQLISPADMAFVTFTNNAGRMLRDRLAKKGIEGLGYVGTLHGMMLQLLRQIYPTLTVVDGEIVKERLEAQAKLLAYNGSREGLAMALRGDSSCGRAAERVAAAYRREMLNDRLIDCDSILIVGRDCLKAHHIHSPWQVVFVDEFQDSAMVDKEIYEALDPEWLTVVGDLDQAIYGFRGARPENMSDVWNDPSFERYLLSKNYRCSHLVCSAANAVIRRNINRIPKQTEPAREFSGQITAIRFDREADERVAVAREVLRLINSGSPAESIAVLAPTNALVDALATEVLTVAPVAKVEERWKPRDWSLAVMLSQLVASPENHGLALLFVRERARFEKADTAAAEAQLRELQAKGGTAAEYLDLPSFRLLLSLNANLSRFGISSASCRLMAERIRLWKPASALQLVQALQADPEQRSQAGVNVMTIHGAKGCEWPHVIIAGVDDLEGEEERHRLLFVALTRAERSVYATRCSRRERKVAGRTMVFSRQDDACFRAIEAVSTSARILTGQSVSAG from the coding sequence GTGAGTACAAGCCCTGAACAACAAGCGGCTGCGCGATCGCAGCATAAGCGGACGGTGATCCTCGCCGGCCCTGGGTCAGGCAAGACCACGACGATCATCGAGCGTGCGGACTTCCTTGTTCGTGATCAGCTGATCAGTCCGGCGGATATGGCGTTCGTCACCTTCACAAACAACGCTGGTCGGATGCTGCGTGACCGGCTGGCAAAGAAGGGCATCGAAGGCCTCGGCTATGTCGGGACACTGCATGGGATGATGCTTCAACTATTGAGGCAGATCTACCCGACGCTCACGGTTGTCGATGGAGAGATCGTAAAGGAGAGGCTTGAAGCACAGGCGAAGCTGCTGGCGTACAATGGCAGCCGCGAGGGGCTGGCAATGGCACTGAGGGGCGATAGCTCATGCGGACGGGCGGCAGAAAGGGTGGCCGCAGCCTATCGCCGTGAGATGCTCAACGACAGGCTGATCGACTGCGATTCGATCCTGATCGTCGGTCGCGACTGCCTCAAGGCACACCATATCCATTCCCCGTGGCAGGTGGTATTTGTCGATGAGTTTCAAGACAGCGCGATGGTCGACAAGGAGATCTATGAGGCGCTGGACCCCGAGTGGCTGACTGTGGTCGGGGATCTGGACCAGGCGATCTATGGATTTCGAGGGGCCAGGCCTGAGAACATGTCCGACGTCTGGAATGACCCGAGCTTTGAGCGGTATCTTCTGTCGAAGAACTATCGCTGCTCCCATCTCGTTTGCTCCGCAGCGAATGCGGTGATCAGACGGAACATCAACCGCATTCCGAAGCAGACGGAGCCCGCCCGGGAATTTTCGGGCCAGATCACAGCCATTCGGTTCGACCGGGAGGCGGACGAGCGTGTGGCTGTGGCCCGAGAGGTCTTGCGCTTGATCAACTCTGGTTCCCCCGCGGAAAGTATCGCAGTTCTGGCGCCGACGAACGCGCTTGTCGATGCGTTGGCTACCGAGGTCCTAACGGTCGCGCCTGTGGCGAAGGTCGAAGAGAGGTGGAAGCCGCGTGACTGGTCGCTCGCGGTGATGCTGAGTCAACTCGTGGCCTCGCCGGAGAATCATGGTCTGGCGCTTTTGTTTGTGCGAGAGCGGGCGAGGTTCGAGAAGGCGGACACGGCGGCCGCTGAGGCGCAACTCCGGGAGTTGCAGGCGAAGGGCGGCACGGCCGCGGAGTACCTTGATCTCCCGAGTTTTCGACTCCTCCTTTCGCTGAATGCCAATCTCTCACGATTCGGCATCTCCTCCGCCAGTTGCCGCCTGATGGCCGAGCGTATCCGCCTGTGGAAGCCCGCGTCGGCCTTGCAGCTGGTGCAGGCGCTTCAGGCCGATCCTGAACAGCGGAGCCAGGCCGGAGTCAACGTCATGACGATTCACGGCGCCAAAGGCTGCGAATGGCCACACGTGATCATTGCCGGCGTTGATGACCTCGAGGGGGAGGAGGAGCGTCACCGGCTTCTGTTCGTTGCCCTTACCCGAGCCGAGCGGTCGGTCTACGCCACTCGATGCAGTCGGCGTGAGCGGAAGGTCGCGGGAAGAACGATGGTTTTCTCCCGGCAGGACGATGCGTGTTTCAGGGCGATCGAGGCGGTAAGCACCTCGGCGCGAATTCTCACCGGACAGTCGGTGTCGGCTGGATAA